The following proteins are encoded in a genomic region of Peromyscus eremicus chromosome 14, PerEre_H2_v1, whole genome shotgun sequence:
- the Trmt5 gene encoding tRNA (guanine(37)-N1)-methyltransferase, with product MRILWKPLGFSRRLLQVEWCRPSESVSLSAITRTLVPRLRKTPSVFWLGQRQGFSTMPETEASMRDPELFSPPSGVRGMTELDRTAFKKTVSIPVLKARKEVVNRLMRALKRVALQRPGIKRVVEDPEDEDSRLIMLDPFKMLSVESFEKAELGALEELDVSPQLSEYNLELTYENFKSEEILRAVLPEGQDVTSGFSRVGHIAHLNLRDHQLPFKHLIGQVMIDKNPGLTSAVNKTSNIDNTYRNFQMEVLSGEEKMLTKVRENNYTYEFDFSKVYWNPRLSTEHGRITELLRPGDVLFDVFAGVGPFAIPAARKNCTVFANDLNPESHKWLLHNCKLNKVDQKVKVFNMDGKDFLQGPVREELMRQLGLSTEAKPSVHIVMNLPAKAIEFLGVFRSLLDGQPSSSEFLPTVHCYCFSKDANPAQDVCQRAGDVLGVPLEASSSVHLVRNVAPNKEMLCITFQIPAATLYKTQALSVENPEEPSLKRQRTDDSVSEPQITSDS from the exons ATGAG AATCTTATGGAAGCCATTGGGATTCTCAAGAAGACTTCTGCAAGTAGAATGGTGCCGCCCCAGTGAATCTGTATCTTTGTCCGCAATCACAAGGACATTGGTACCAAGGCTTAGGAAAACACCTAGTGTTTTTTGGTTGGGTCAGAGACAAGGATTCTCAACCATGCCAGAAACAGAAGCAAGTATGAGAGATCCTGAGTTATTTTCACCACCCTCTGGTGTTCGAGGAATGACAGAACTGGATAGGACAGCTTTTAAAAAGACGGTGTCCATCCCAGTGCTCAAAGCGAGGAAAGAGGTCGTCAACAGATTGATGCGCGCCCTCAAGAGAGTAGCCCTGCAGCGCCCGGGCATAAAGCGTGTCGTTGAAGATCCCGAAGATGAGGACAGTAGACTCATCATGTTGGATCCCTTCAAAATGCTCTCCGTTGAGTCCTTTGAGAAGGCAGAACTCGGTGCTTTAGAAGAACTCGATGTCAGTCCACAGTTATCCGAATACAATTTGGAACTAACTTATGAAAACTTTAAGTCAGAAGAAATTTTGAGAGCTGTGCTTCCGGAAGGTCAAGACGTGACCTCAGGGTTCAGCAGGGTTGGGCACATCGCACACCTGAATCTCCGAGACCATCAGCTGCCGTTCAAGCATTTAATTG GCCAAGTTATGATTGACAAAAACCCAGGACTCACATCGGCAGTAAATAAAACCAGCAATATTGATAATACATACCGAAATTTCCAAATGGAGGTGCTGTCTGGAGAGGAGAAAATGCTAACCAAG GTTCGAGAAAATAATTACACATATGAGTTTGATTTCTCCAAAGTCTACTGGAATCCTCGTCTCTCTACAGAACACGGCCGCATCACTGAGCTTCTCCGCCCTGGAGATGTCTTGTTTGATGTTTTTGCTGGGGTTGGGCCTTTTGCCATACCAGCAGCAAGGAAAAACTGCACAGTATTTGCCAACGATCTCAATCCGGAGTCCCATAAATGGCTGTTGCACAATTGTAAGCTGAATAAAGTTGACCAAAAAGTGAAAGTCTTCAACATGGATGGAAAAGACTTCCTCCAAGGACCGGTCAGAGAAGAGTTAATGCGGCAGCTAGGACTGTCGACCGAAGCAAAACCCTCTGTCCACATTGTCATGAACTTGCCAGCAAAGGCCATAGAGTTTCTCGGTGTTTTCAGGTCACTCCTAGACGGGCAGCCAAGCAGCAGTGAGTTCCTTCCCACAGTACACTGTTACTGCTTCTCCAAAGACGCCAATCCTGCTCAGGATGTCTGTCAGCGAGCTGGAGATGTGTTAGGCGTTCCCTTGGAGGCAAGTAGTTCAGTTCACCTGGTGAGAAACGTGGCCCCTAACAAGGAAATGCTGTGTATCACCTTCCAGATTCCTGCTGCTACACTCTACAAGACCCAGGCCCTCAGTGTAG AGAATCCCGAAGAGCCATCTCTTAAACGGCAGAGGACAGATGATTCCGTCTCAGAACCACAAATTACATCAGATTCTTAG